In Juglans regia cultivar Chandler chromosome 13, Walnut 2.0, whole genome shotgun sequence, the DNA window TTCTTTTACATTTATGAGAGCAGATTTACTCAGATGGATGAAATCCAATGCATACCTCACTTTTCTAAGCACTCTTTGGGTTTGATCTGCCGGAGAACCAAACTTCTTTGCCGCAAGTGTGGTAACCCAATTGGAATTGCTTACAATGACAGGTCATCGCACCCTATTGTATCAGATGGAAATGACTCTTCCTCAGGTAATGATGTATCAAGTGGAAGAAAATATGATGTTAAAATCCGTGCCTTACAGCCTTCATCTTCTGAAGTATCTGGCATTCCGTTTTGCTCGTGACATACTTGAGCAAGCTTGTTTTATAGATTCTTTTCCCTTAAAAGATATAACTGCAACAACCAAGCGAAGAATTTTCTTGGAAGCCTATTCTTCTAAAGGCGTCTTCCTGTGTTTGTTTGGTGTTTTCCCTTCTTATTTATATGGTTACTTGTGCATAAAATTTTCCAATCCGAATTATAAGGAAAGTGGTGTTTGAACTGAAGGGGGTTTGGTTGAGAAAATCTTGTAAAAGCTCTCCTAATTTAAAATGGGACAGTGATGTGATATTTTAAAGGAGTTACGTGATTGATGAGTTTGCTGGAGCATTAGCATTGGCCTTCTGGCTTTTCTTTGTGCACCTTGGGTGACAACAGTGGAGGAGCATACGGCTTCATCTTTAGGCTTTAGCCCTGAAACTGATTTACGAATCTAGTAGCTCCAtttggatataagaagtgtttcatctcattgtatcattataattttttgaaatttttacacaaaatataataaacagtttaatttttttaaatctcaaaataataatagtattaaaaaataatattttaataagatttgatttaacttttaattttcatttcaattcatcttatcttaatttACTGTCTAAATTTAGACACCTAAAAGGAAATACTTAACAAACTTATTCATGTGAATATGTTgggattgtaaatatatttttttaagaaaaatagatttgatgcaTCTCATTAAACTATGCAGcgcttaaattttatttttttgagatttcgTATTTTATGTTTAACACGGCACTCTTCTCTTTTCTTATGGTTTCAATATGAGAAAAAGCTTGGAACCGGTCGGGTGTGTAGCACTTTTTATACCAACCACTAAGATCTGAACAAATATTAAACTTATGTGATGTATGATGTGTTCTAGTGTACTGAATCAATCATCTTTGATTTCTCTCCCATCTCccctcttctttttcctctcctattttttcctttctttctctccaaTGCCATCTATTTATTCATGGTGACGCagattttgtttcttgaatttACTAGTCTGATGATACTTTCTCTAGAAAGTTTACATGTTTGGTGCATGCTTTCCTGATTTGTGAATTAGAGGTGGGTTTTTTCTGTTCTACTAACATGAGTCCAATTCTTGCTTTTTTTGCCCAAGTTTGACAGAAagctatttcttttttctttttttattttttccttctttttatatgtttggttttattttctacttGTATTGTTTCCAAAATTCCTTTGACGCCAAGTTTTTTCTATAAACATGTTGTCCTATTTCTTTGCTCGCAGATCTCTCTATCCCATCAATTTCAACTTTAATAATGGCAGAGTCAAAGAGGTACATTTCTCAGGAAGAGCTTCGGAAACACGACCATGCAGGAGATCTGTGGATTTCAATCCAGGGCAAGATCTACGATGTTTCAGTTTGGCTTAAAGACTACCCAGGCGGTGAGCTTCCATTGCTCAGTCTCGCTGGCCAAGATGCCACGGACGCGTTCGTTGCGTATCATCCGGGCACTGCATGGCAGTATCTTCACAAGTTCTTTTTCGGGTATTACCTTCGTGACTACTATATTTCAAAGGCTTCTAAAGATTACAAGAAACTTGTCTCCAAATTCTCCAAGATGGGTCATTTGAAAAGATGATTTGAAAAGATGGGACACTGAGTGTTCTTTACGCTTTGCTCGATGGCAATATTGTTTGTTGCGAGTGTTACGGTATTTTGTGCTCTGATAGCACGTTGGTGCATCTGGTTTATTTGagatcattgaaaaaaaaaaaggttaaaatctAAAAGCATCCTGGTAAGCTCACAATTTCTTCCCTGTTAATCTTGGACTTATCCAATAACCTTTGTCTGGTTATAAACTCGAGTTTAGGGTCAAAGTTTCCGGCTTGTGATCACCCACATTATGTACAATAGGTGGTGAGACTTTGATAATGACCAGGTTAGATGGTCAACTTTGGCCCCCCTACTAGATGTCTCCTACGTAGAGCCAAGGCTGAGATGGATTTCGAACCACATTAAAGGCGTAGAATGGTCAAGCCGTGCCTTTCACAGCAATTTTTTCAATACGCGTTTGTAAATGTCTATATTATATGTAGAGactagagatagagagagagccGACCTTTCCATATAAGTTATAAGCATCAAACTTCCCTCGTTTCCTTCCCATTTGCGTTATCCAATATGGAGTCCCCTAGCATTCCTAAGTTCACAATTCCTCTCTTTTGCTTCTTTACGCTTTTACTGTGTGCTGCCACACTGAATCCTGTATTTGCTTCAAAAGTTTGCAACTTTCCAGCAGTCTTTAACTTTGGCGACTCAAATTCCGATACCGGAGGATTGTCTGCTACCCTCATAAGAGCCACTCCGCCTTATGGGGAGACCTATTTTCGTAGGCCTGCCGGAAGGTTCTCTGATGGCCGGCTCACGATTGATTTCATGGGTACGTACCTTGACTTTTAGTATAGCTCagcttataatattatatactaactattaaGGAATTAACCAGATTCTCATAGCCATTGTTGTAGCCTACGCAACTTCAGTGTAATGGTAGaatgaatagaattttgttttgtaaaatgTTGCAGAAAGAGAGTATATATTGCCTGAATTTGTAGTACAATAGGCCCATGAAGATTCATGGACACACTTAAACACGATAGAAGAGCCAAGTAGCCAACGTAGAATCATGGGTTCTCCTGCAGAAAAACTATCTAGAGCACCTCCTTAGAAGTAAGCTATGTAGCCATTCTGCAATTAAAACCTAAAACCAGTgcttttcatcattttaatggATGGATGGGGATGAGATTATACTAGACGAGAATTTTGTAAACAGATCTgaaattgtaaatagtagtaaaatagtttgagttaaagtattttattagattttggaaaatatgagagaaaattttcaaaaaaattataaagtaaaaatattgtaataatattattttttttttaaatttgtaaaagttgtattttttatatatatatattttttgtaaatcttagaaagttataatgattagataaaaaagttgaaattttaaaattgaaaaatatttatatttgaatgatgtttagaaatgaaatttttaaaaactttgagatgagataaatctCACAAACAaatcggtttggattgagagataagttgagatcaCTACTAtgcattactattcacaaattttactattatttacaaatcatctcaactcatcacatGTCATCTCTCAatctaaacaaaaacaaaacagagtgCAATGTCATGACTCATGAGAAGGGGGCCTGTCTGTATTTATTGGACATTGATTAATCCCATCAGTCGTTTGTACACGTGGACCTCACATTAGACCCAGTGGAAGTAGGGCACATTGGAGTTTTGACTGAGTACTGTCTAAACTTCCAAGTCCAATAGTAGTAGTATGGACATAATGCTAAGTACTAGATTAAGTTAATTCCCATTATCTTACATGATATGAATTCTCATGGTTACAGCAATGGGTGTTGGTCTTCCATATCTGAGTGCATACCTTGATTCCTTGGGAGCTAACTTCACACACGGTGCAAACTTTGCCACGTCTGCATCCACAATCAGACTACCATCCAGAATTATACCTGCGGGTGGATTTAGTCCCTTCTACCTCGATATCCAATACTCACAATTTGTGCAGTTCAAAGAAAGATCACAGATTATAAGACGACAAGGTAAAATGGGTACCCCACTACTTGCTTTGTTCCTTAATCTAATTGGTTTTTTGAGAGTGCTTATAAAACATCTGTATCATATCATCAACAACTACCTTTATGCTGCTTTCTCTTGTTGTAGGAGGAATATATGCACATTTGATGCCCAAGAATGATTATTTTCCTAAAGCTTTATACACATTTGATATCGGTCAGAATGATCTTGGTGAGGGATTCTTTGGTAACATGACTGTAGAGCAAGTCAATGCTTCTATTCCCGATATTCTTGACAAGTTCTCTCTTAATGTTAAGGTAAAAATTAGGACTATAATGGATGATTTTATTGTATCCGTCACACTTAAAATGTTTCACGTCAATCAATGTGATTAAAGATGACcaaatttaagataaaagagtgatgctacatacagtcgtgagtgcgcaagCGCCATACATCACTTAGAAAAAGAGtaaggttcactattaaaaaattaattttttttcattgaagtctcatatttatttatttttttcgatgctacatatagtcatgAGTGAACAAGCTCCGTACAATCACTTAGAAAAATAGtagagttcactattaaaaaattaattttttttcatttgagtctcatatttatttatttttttttaaagtgattgcgcGATGCTTAAACACTCATGACTGCAACTATCAATACTCGTAATAGGCTGGCTAAGGCTAGCCTACTACTCTCAACGGAAAACACCCACTTCCTCatcccaaaaaaaagaaagaagaaaagcagGTAacctagttttgttttttgttgatgCTAATCAAGTGAAATTGATGATATTGATgcagaatatatataagttgggAGCTAGATCATTTTGGATCCACAATACTGGACCAATTGGTTGCCTTCCCTATATTTTGGCCAATTTTCCATCAGCTCAAAGGGACAGCCATGGCTGTGCAAAGCCTTATAATGATGTAGCTCAGTCTTTCAATCACAAGTTGAAGGAGGCCATTGTTCAACTCAGGATCGATCTTCCTTCAGCTGCAATCACATATGTAGATGTCTACTCTGTCAAGTACTCTCTTTATAGGGAACCACAGAAATACGGTAAGCCTTATTATATTGCAAAAGAGTACTCTACATCTACAAacgaattacacaaaagtaatcttacaaactgatgtgtttttatctgatccgttagatctattttacaataaaaataactatataatctgacgaatcacatcAAGCTACATCAGtttgttgaattgtttttgtataattcctTTGTAGCCAGTGTATTTCCCTTTGCAAAAAGTTTATTTCTAACTTGCCAAATTAAAATTTTGCTTTGGATACAATAAGAAGGGTCGTTTCTGTTCTCAATGTGTATTATGTTTATGATCATATTTCATGTTTGGGTTGAGAAATGTGCAGGATTTGAGCTTCCACTTGTTGCCTGTTGTGGGTATGGAGGAAAGTACAACTACAGCAGTAGTGTTGGGTGTGGAGGAACAGTGACTATGAATGGAAGCGAAATATTTGTTGGTTCATGTGAGCGCCCCTCGGTCAGAGTAAATTGGGATGGAATTCACTATACTGAGGCTGCCAACAAGTTTGTCTTTTCCCAGATTTCAAGTGGAGCGTTTTCAGATCCACCTGTATCCTTGAAAATGGCATGTCACCAAGTTTAAATTCCTATGCAAATAAAAGGAGAAATGATTGTATAAgttccaaataaataaattcatgcaaggatttataaaaaaaagtagacccatcttaaaaaagtgtaaaaaaaaaaatcatttttttagtgGGATCTACCATTTTATAAAGAGTTTATGcaagatttatctatttaaaatttgtacttaacattactcaaataaaaataagccTGCAGAGGTATTTCGTGGTAGGCcacattatttaataaaatgactgtTTATTATGATGTTTTTTGTTCTTAATGAGACGATTTGTTTCAattttcctctccctctccatttcgTAACCGACctccctctctatctctctctctttctctgttatGATCTTGAAGGTTAaagattaaacaaattaatatccAATAGTCTTAGAGTTAATCAATGGTTGGATCTTTACCATTCTCCCTCTCCATTTTGTGCTCAAATTGGGATTAAAGGAAAACCAATTTCATGTTCCAGTTTTTGACTttcaaaaataatctcaatagTCCTTGACCACAAACAAGTACCGTCCATTTGGATGCTCTTGCTAATTAGGTTTGAGCttgctacttatcatctctaCATAtcgtatattttattattttttttttatttcttttagtttAATTCTTCTATGCAACAGATGCTCGGAGAAAAGTGTTACGAAATTTATACCGTCtgctatttcatatataattacaggtcaagccaaaacaaaatactttttattgtTAGGTGTGATCCATCGGACATAGatccaatttttcaattttttttttttttattccttagCATTTATTTTTGCCGTTCCAAGCGGTATAAAGATACCACTGTGATGggatattttattcatattttcaagaaaatggaTATATCCAGTattgaattcttttattcatcatctatacatcatatatttgttaagagaaaaaaattaaaaaaaaaaagtatggtgtgtaatatgtgacatgatgaatagaatttttcatttggtttcaACAATCAAGGTGCTAAAATTTCTCCTTTTCCCATTGAAAATCCTAAACATAAGTTTTTCTAACTCCTATATATTATTGATCTTCGACCCCACCCAAAGTCCTTCTCTTTCTGCCACGACAAGCACTCGGTTTCTAACCTGGGTTTGGTTTTCTTTGGGGGAGAAATGCTTTTCGGTGGAAGGCCACTTTTTCTTGCtcttctttctaatttgtttctAACGTGGGTTTCCAGTTCTTCTACATGGTGGTAAATGTCTTACCGTATTCAATTACTCAAAGGTTACAAATATgctataaattcaaaaaattaaggaattaGAAAATCTCTCTCTTGAATGGACACCTGGCAGTTACAAgtgctaaaaaaaaatccaaaaataaaaatatcataaaaaccTCATTCGAACCAATAACATTATATAGTTgagttttttcaaaaagttcgAAAAGTCCTTCCTTAAATCATAAAGAACTCTGCTCAACTGACAACAATCTTGAtgtttctctttatttcttgttttcctttcaattttctttcattcacAAGAAAACCCATGACACAACACATCTAAAAAATCTGAgcaaacaaattattaaatggCTATTGGGAAGAATGAAAAcatgtaaatattataagaaaattacttatttgtgtTCAGTTATTTTTTACGAAAATTGACTATtcttgttaaaatgagtttattttcgtcataaataatctgtcataaatgatcattttttttttttttgtagtgtatatatatatatagttggctTGTACAATTGAACATAAATCTAAGACTGCATTTAATAACAGTAGTAAAAGCTTACTTCGGTCGAGATCATGGCCGGGACTTTTTGAAGTACACGTAACAATGGGCATGtataattactataataaaGAGATCATAGACCAATTTCAAGGAAATAAGAACTTTTATTAGTTGTTATGAGCCAAAGCTTCGGTATTTATAAATGATCAATTAGAAAGTATTGAATGGCAAAGAAGATAATGGAATCAATTCCTAACTCCCCATGAATAGTTTTTCCCTCAAAGCTCTTCAAACCTTTTGGTAATAGTGCCTTAGAATCCTCCATGCATCGGCCTTCGTCAAAGTTAAAGTCATCAATGatctttaataaattgattCCATGTAAAAAGGTGATGCATACGGATTCCATGGAAATAGTTGCTTTATTATATCTTTTAACGGTTCAAAAACAACCTCAATAGACTTTTCTAAAGAGGAATTCTTGGTTTGCACCGAAAGTTTACGCAACTGAATTTATAAACGAGAAATGATAGCTGTAGTTGTGAGTGTGTAAGCGTCgtgtaattaatttgaaaaaagtgaataaatacgagatttatataaaaaaaattaattttttaataatagacttcattctttcttaaaacgactgtacgatatttacatattcaatgactgtatatagcattactctttataaattaGTATGACTTAATGTAACGTGATTAGTTAGATAtacattataataaaaaattagaattttatgatATGACGAATATATTAAGTcaagtcaatttataaatttttttgtataaaatttctaCTTATACCTAGCACTTCTTCTAAGGTTCTATTTGGATACGGAaattgtttcatctcatctcaatttatcattataattttttaaatttttacgtaaaatataataaacaaatcaacttttttaatttttaaaataataataatattaaaaaataatattctaatgatattttatttaacttttaactttaatttaaaattatcttatttcatttaacTATCCAAATAAGATTATGCTCTCAATTACTTTGACTTCTATTTTCCATCTGCAACCTAGTACGTGTCTTACTTTTCGCACtcctttatttataaatctattaatTTCTTTCCCACGAAGCTATTGTAATTACTTTTCTTTCCCTAGTGCTAGTGTGAACATTTGAAAAATAACTCTATCACCACTTTATCACAAGCATATTTCACAACCATCAATataagtcatttttttttagttttttttttccttaagattttgaattttcttaaatGAAAACTTCAAATTTGCTCTTTTCATTTGAGAAacgtcaaaattttgaaaaaaaaaaaatgaaaaatgtgattttttttaataattggcAAATATGATTGCCAAATGAAGTGCTTTCTAGAAGTGCCCAATAAGAAAGTGCGTACTTTTACTCAGACCAGATCTCCTACAGTActtacttttcctttttgttttaatcattttctttaactCGAATACACATAGACACAgtgtaaattttataatattaaatatcatttaCGGATAGTAAATATGAATCCAACATGATTAAATATTGTAGAGTTCAAATTTTAGGTCTTTCTACAAATTGTAAAAAGTATTTAGAGAAGATAATTAATTGTATGGAATACTCgtaaatttttatgtatgtgTGCAAAAAtcgtaagaaaaataaatatttgtgacggattatttgtgaCAATAACGATCATTAGTGACAAAATTAGATTCATTTTGataggaaataatcatttttattaaaaataactggttacaaataaacaatttttttgtaattaattaattaattaaacgtcccaaattttgtgaaaaatatttaggGGATACTAGGTTtctattttaatgttttattaacaGTGGCTACTGCTAGATTCTTAATCTAACTAAATGACCGCTCTTCGGAATGGCAATTCATGTTTATGGACAACTTTATGTTGTGTCAAATCATAGCCCTAAGACTATATGGATCAACCttaacacaatttttttaattaaataatcaaacCGATCCTCAATTTTATCATGACCGATTTAAGTAACGAGTGCATGACgaacataaatgtataatcCGCTCAATAAATAAATCAGGTGGGATGATTTTAATACCATCAACCTAattaacaagttttttttttttttgaaaagaaatataattccATTTATTCAAATCAAACAATACATGGCATCTTGAGCAAAATAGCTGACAAAACTTCTGGGGGACCCTCTTCTATCCACACAGATTTACTATCTAAATACATGCCTAACTTTGCTGCAATATCAGCAGCCTTATTGACAGTTCTCttagtaaaaattaatttcccaTATGCATGTCTCTTGCTTTGTTGACGATGGCGTGAACTCGAGGACGAGTTCTTTCCAACCCGGGGAGGTTGATGCATGGGGATCCGAGTCCAAATCCGAGGTTGATGAGGCTCACTAGACAAATGCGACTTTAAAAGCACTAACTAGTAAGAAAAGGTAGACCAGCGCAAAGTCGTCAGGAAAAGATAAAGATTTGGGCGAGAAGCGGCAACTTTGGACGAGGAGACTTAAGTAGGCAGAAAGAGTTAAAGACATAAGCAAGGAGACTTATTCCGTATTGGGCATCGAGATTTATCTCTTAGTTGGTTAGGTGTGGAGAAGCGGCAGCATTCGTATTTTAACTATAATTTTGGCTACCGGTGTCAGAATCGCGCATATAACCCCAATTCAGAAAGCTCTCTTCGATATGCACGTTGTGGTGAAGATGCTTCGCCGAGTGGGCCCCTTTTTCCCAAAATCAGCCATTTTTACCTTCAAAACGTCAACTAATTTTAGTCAACTCTTTCagtttttgttaattttctatTATGGTAATATTTATCTTGAGTAACGATTTTATtccaaattttattatcttttttatcatattcatgTTTGGGTTGAGAAATGTGCAGGATTTGAGCCTCCACTTGTTGGCTGTTGTGGGTATGGAGGAAAGTACAACTACAACAGTAGTTTTGGGTGTGGAGGAACAATGACAGTGAATGgaaaccaaatatttgtcaATTCATGTGAGCGCCCCTCGGTCAGAGTAAACTGGGATGGAATTCACTATACTGAGGCAGCCAACAAGTTTGTCTTTTCTCATATTTCAATTGGAGCGTTTTCAGATTCACCTGTACCCTTGAAAATGGCATGCCACCAAGTTTAAATTCCTATtcacacattaatatatatatatatatatatatttgtatatgtaaataaaaggagaaatgattgtataagtttcaaataaacaaatccattctaatttttttttttttttgcaaagggctttttttttctctctcctattaGGCAGGATGATTAAATCCTCTGCTAGGGTTTGGGTTGAGAGGCGCGGCTTGCTGCCGATGGCCATGATAAGTGGCCATATGGGTGGCCTTTGGGAGTGGGGGAAGGTTTGGCACGGAACCTCAGAAGGATGCTCTAGTATCGACAGGTGGGGCTGTTGAGGATGGGGATCGACCAGGAACGAGCTACGGAAGGGGTGGGAGCTCTTTTGCCCAAGCCTTGCAAAGGCCACTCCCGAAGGCGAAATTTAAGCTCCCTTTGAGGAAACTAGAGATGATCAATGGAGATTTGAGATTTGTTTTCTCAAAAGTGGAAATGACAAGGGTGGCTGAGGAGTTGAAATTTGTACTGGTTCTAAAAAATTTTTCGAAGAGGCCTTCTATAGATGTTTTGAGGTTACAGATTATTAAATCATGGGGATTTTCTAAAGTCCCGATGGTAAGCTTCATGGACGAGTTCCATGTCCTGCTTCACTTGGCAAATGAAAAAGACTACTTACACGCATGGGCGAGAGAGGGAAGATTCGTGGCAGGGTGCCAATTCAGACTGTTCAACTGGTTGGTAGACTTCGATGTAAACAAAGAACCTTCCATTGCTCAGTGGATCTACCTCCCAGGACTTCCTCTGCACCTTTATAGAATGGATTGCCTGCAGATTCTTGCCTCTCGGTTTGGAAGATTTCTAGGCACGGACAATGCGACGTTGTATAGGACGAGGGCGATAGGGGCAAGAATGTGTGTAGAAGTGGACCTACAAGAAGAACCAATTGCTGGATTTCCGATGCTAATAGGCAAAAAACAGTTATGGCAGCGTGTAGTATATGAGAAAAAAggattttattgtaaaaaatgcTTCAGACAGGGGCATACCGATGTAATATGCAGAGCTGGAGATAGTATAAAGAAtctcaacaacaacaacaacaacaacaaaaaaggaaagaaaggaacGAAAGTAATTGAAAGGGAGGAAGAGGAAAAGGTTTGGAAGGAAGTGGGACGGAAACAAGGAAAGACAGTGTTGACAGGGGAGGGAAGTGAGCGGCCTAAGACAGAGGGGAAGGAGGACAATGTGATTTAGGGTGGGGACAACGGAGAGGGACTCGAAACCGTCCACCAAGATACGGGCCTTGTGCAGGACACTAATAAAACAATGAGaattgaggaggaggaggaagtgGATAACTCAATAGAAGAATATCTCAAACTAGTCGAACAAGTGGAAGCAGGGAGAATTGAAAGGTGGGTAACAACTCTgctacaaatttaattttttgtgttgtGGAGGAGTACGATAGTGATAAGGAAGAAGGGGCTATGATTTGCATAAATAGCTTTGCAATATTATCTGAAGATGAAACTGAGATTGTAAGTGAAACACAAAAGGATTACTGCTCGGACCCAGGGACAATACCACAAAGTGATATAGGAATACAAAATCCAGACGACATGCTTGTGAGAAAGTCTAGAAGGGCTAAagcccaaccaaaaaaaaatgaacttatgATTGAGAAAATTATGGTGTGGAACATAAGGGGGTTGGGCACATCGAAAAGAAGAATACGGAAGTTGGTGAGGAAATATGAGATCTCTGTGTTGGTTGTTTCAAAACCATTCCAAGAACTATCCAAACTACACAAGTGGGCGCTGAGCTTGCACTTTCCTAATTTATGTTCCAACGTAGAAGCATATAGGCATGTTGGAAGgatgaaataaaaatggaagttttggatttgaatttgCACAGTCACTGACGATTTTAATTATGGACTATGGGGGACCTTTGTTGGCATCATTTGTATATGCAAAGTGCTTGTAAGCTTAACGCAAGGAGCTTTGGGACCAATCTGAAAGGAATTTCAACTTCTACAGAGGCATGGGTGGTCATGGGGGACTTTAACATCATTCGATCAAATGAGGAAAGAGTCGGGGGCAAGGCTAGACCTCCTTCAGCAATTGAAGAATTTAATGATTGTATTAACAGTTGTGGATTAATGGATTTACCTTTGGTGGGAAGACAACTATCATGGTGCAACGGGCAGAAAGGCCTAGCTAGAAGCTGGGCGAAGCTTGACAGGATTTTAATTAACTTTGATTTCAGTCATAGGTATGGTCAAGCTACTGCAAGATTACTAAGTAGAAGAACATCGGATCACTCACCAATTTTATTGAACCTGGCATCGGAGGATAGGAGGTATGGGCCAGCAAAGGCCCTTTTCAGATTCTAGAAAATGTGGATTTCACATGATGGATTCTTAGAAATGGTGAAGGAATCATGGAACGAGCCGATGAGGTGGGATTCAGGGCTATGTAGACTAGCTGGGAAACTAAAAAGGCTCAAATAGAAACTGAGGCAGTGGAATAAATAGGTTTTTGGCC includes these proteins:
- the LOC108988317 gene encoding esterase-like, yielding MESPSIPKFTIPLFCFFTLLLCAATLNPVFASKVCNFPAVFNFGDSNSDTGGLSATLIRATPPYGETYFRRPAGRFSDGRLTIDFMAMGVGLPYLSAYLDSLGANFTHGANFATSASTIRLPSRIIPAGGFSPFYLDIQYSQFVQFKERSQIIRRQGGIYAHLMPKNDYFPKALYTFDIGQNDLGEGFFGNMTVEQVNASIPDILDKFSLNVKNIYKLGARSFWIHNTGPIGCLPYILANFPSAQRDSHGCAKPYNDVAQSFNHKLKEAIVQLRIDLPSAAITYVDVYSVKYSLYREPQKYGFELPLVACCGYGGKYNYSSSVGCGGTVTMNGSEIFVGSCERPSVRVNWDGIHYTEAANKFVFSQISSGAFSDPPVSLKMACHQV